The following DNA comes from Enterobacter sp. SA187.
GCTGTCGCTGGGTATTCTGGGCAAAAAATTCGCGATCCTCGCGCGTCGTTATAACGCCGTGACGCTCAACGATATGCTGTTTGGCCGCTATCAGAGCCGCCTGCTGGTATGGCTGGCCAGTATCAGCCTGCTGGTCGCCTTTGTGGGCGCGATGGCGGTGCAGTTTATCGGCGGCGCGCGTCTGCTGGAAACGGCGGCCGGTATTCCTTACGAAACCGGGCTGCTGATTTTTGGCGTCAGCATTGCGCTCTATACCGCCTACGGCGGTTTCCGCGCCAGCGTGCTCAACGATACCCTCCAGGGCATGGTGATGCTGATTGGCACTATCGTGCTACTGGTCGGCGTGGTGCATGCCGCTGGCGGACTGGGTAACGCCGTCGATACGCTGCAACGCCTCGATCCGAAACTGGTGTCCCCTCATGGCGCTGAGGATATTCTCACCCCTACCTTTATGACCTCGTTTTGGGTGCTGGTATGCTTTGGGGTGATCGGCCTGCCGCATACGGCGGTGCGCTGCATTTCCTATAAAGACAGCAAAGCGGTGCATCGCGGTATGATCATCGGCACCATTGTGGTGGCGATCCTGATGCTGGGCATGCATCTGGCGGGCGCACTGGGCCGGGCGGTGATCCCCGATCTGATCGTGCCGGACCTGGTGATCCCAACGCTGATGATGAAAGTGTTGCCGCCCTTTGCGGCGGGGATCTTCCTTGCGGCACCAATGGCGGCGATCATGTCGACGATCAACGCACAGTTGCTGCAAAGTTCCGCTACGATCATTAAAGATCTCTACCTGAATCTCTATCCGGCGCAGATCAATAATGAAAAGCGGCTGAAGAAAATGTCCTCGGCGATCACGCTGATCCTTGGCGTCTTGCTGTTGCTGGCGGCCTGGCGTCCACCAGAGATGATCATCTGGCTTAACCTGCTGGCCTTTGGCGGGCTGGAAGCCGTATTCCTGTGGCCGCTGGTGCTGGGCCTCTACTGGGAGCGGGCCAATGCGGCCGGGGCGCTTAGCGCGATGATTGTGGGCGGTGTGCTCTATGCCGTGCTGGCGACGTTTAAAATACAATATCTGGGCTTCCACCCGATTGTTCCGTCGCTGTTACTGAGTTTGCTGGCGTTTCTGATCGGGAACCTGTTTGGTCGCCCGGTTGCGGAAGGTCACGTTATTACATCTGATAAATAAAGAGTTTTGCCATGCCGTGGATCCAACTGAAACTGAATACAACCGGGGCGAATGCCGAAGCGCTGAGCGATGCGCTGCTCGAAGCTGGCGCCGTCTCTATCACCTTCCAGGACACGCACGATACGCCGGTGTTTGAGCCGCTGCCGGGCGAAACCCGCCTGTGGGGTGACACGGACGTCATCGGCCTGTTTGATGCCGAAACGGACATGAACGAGGTGGTATCACTGCTTGCGTTGCATCCGCTGCTGGGCGCGGGTTTTGCGCACAAAATTGAACAGCTGGAAGATAAAGACTGGGAACGCGAGTGGATGGAAAACTTCCACCCGATGCGTTTCGGTGAGCGCCTGTGGATCTGCCCGAGCTGGCGCGATGTCCCGGACGTGAACGCCGTCAATGTGATGCTGGATCCGGGCCTGGCTTTTGGTACCGGCACTCACCCTACGACCTCGCTGTGTCTGCAATGGCTGGATGGCCTGGATCTGACCGGTAAAACGGTGATCGATTTTGGTTGCGGCTCCGGCATCCTCGCCATTGCGGCGCTGAAACTGGGCGCGGCGAAAGCCATTGGTATCGACATCGATCCGCAGGCCATTCAGGCCAGCCGTGATAACGCCGAACGTAATGGCGTGGCCGATCGTCTGGAGCTGTACCTGCCGCAGGACCAGCCAGCGACCATGAAAGCCGATGTGGTGGTGGCGAATATCCTCGCCGGCCCGCTGCGTGAACTGGCGCCGCTGATCAGCGTACTGCCTGTTGAAGGCGGTCTGCTGGGCCTTTCCGGTATTCTGGCCAGCCAGGCGGAAAGCGTTTGTGATGCCTATGCCGATCTGTTCTCGCTTGATCCCGTCGTGGAAAAAGAAGAGTGGTGCCGCATTACCGGTCGTAAAAAATAAGTCCCTGCCGCAACGCAGTTTTCTGCTGCGTTGCGCTTTTCTCCTGCCTGCCCCATTTTTTGTCGTTTATTCAGCCGCCAATAAGCTTATAATTTTCCTTTCAATTCATTGAAAATTAATATCTTTTTTGGGATTAACTATTCATAGGATGAATATTATGAGCACCGGATTACGCGGCGTGACTTTATTAGCGCTGGGTCTGCTGTCGACCTGCGCCACCGCAAACGAATGGAGTTATGAAGGAGAAAGCGCCCCGGCGTACTGGGGAGAACTGAATCCGGACTATTTTATGTGCAGCAAAGGGATGAACCAGTCGCCTGTCGATATTACAGCGGTCATGAAAACCCGTCTTATGCCGCTAAAACCACGTTATCCGCAAAGCCCGATAAGCCTCAGCCATGAAGGCTTTACGGTGATGGCCAACTTTGCCGACGGTAACAAAAACAGCGTGAAAATAGACGGCGAGCTGTTCCTGCTCCGGCAACTGCATTTCCATGCGCCGTCGGAAAATACGGTTGGTGGTAAGCATTACCCGCTGGAGATGCATCTGGTGCACCAGAACGCGCAAGGTGAGACGGCGGTCGTGGCCGTCATGTTTACCACCGGGAAGCCAAACAATGAACTCCAGAAGCTGTGGTATGAAATGCCGCGCGAGGCGGACGAGAGCGTGGCGCTTACTCAGGATGTCGACATCAAAAAACTGCTGCCTGCACGCACAACGTACTATCGCTATAGCGGATCGCTCACCACGCCGCCCTGTACGGAAGGCGTGCGCTGGCTGGTTATGAAAGAGCCGCTTTCGCTTTCAGAGGAACAACTGAAGACGCTGACCCGCGTTTTACCTCATGAAAATAATCGTCCCGTACAGCCGGGACACGGTCGGGTGATCATCGAATAACGACACACTATTGCGTGAACCCGTACCGCGTAACGATGCTTTTATGAGCAGAAAAAAACGAGAGGTAGATCGCATTACTGGAGTTGAAGTGTCTATAAAAACAGCAAGTTACCAGATAACCCGCCGTTTTTTAGCGGCAAAATTCACTGTATTTAAGGAATTTTAGTTACGTCATGAATTATTACTATTAACATAACTCAATGATTCGCATGATAATTTATTGATAAATCCAATATGAATAGCGGATTCAATGATCTGCAACAGTGGATTGTTCAAAGTTTGGCCTTTCATCTCGTGCAAAAAATGCGTAATATACGCCGCCTTGCAGTCACAGTATGGTCATTTCTTAACTCATGCGAATCGGACACCACCAGCTCAGAAATCGCCTGATCGCAGCGCCAATGGCTGGCATCACTGACAGGCCATTCAGGACGTTGTGCTACGAGATGGGAGCGGGACTTACCGTATCCGAGATGATGTCATCTAACCCTCAGGTCTGGGAAAGTGATAAATCACGCTTACGTATGGTGCACATTGATGAGCCGGGTATTCGTACAGTGCAGATCGCTGGTAGCGTACCTGAAGAAATGGCGGAAGCCGCACGTATCAACGTGGAAAGCGGTGCCCAGATTATTGATATTAATATGGGTTGCCCGGCTAAAAAGGTGAATCGCAAGCTGGCAGGTTCAGCCCTTTTGCAGCATCCAGATCTGGTGAAGTCTATCCTGACTGCGGTGGTAGCGGCTGTGGACGTTCCTGTTACGCTCAAGATTCGCACGGGTTGGGCGCCAGAACACCGTAACTGCGTAGAAATTGCCCAACTGGCTGAAGATTGTGGTATCCAGGCTCTGACCATTCATGGACGCACTCGCGCCTGTTTGTTCAACGGAGACGCGGAATACAGCAGTATTCGGGCAGTTAAGCAGAAAGTTTCCATTCCGATTATCGCGAATGGCGACATTACTGACCCGCTTAAAGCCAGAGCTGTGCTCGACTATACAGGGGCTGATGCTCTGATGATAGGTCGCGCGGCTCAGGGAAGACCCTGGATCTTTCGGGAAATCCAGCACTATCTGGACACTGGGGAGCTGCTTCCTCCCCTGCCTCTGGCAGAGGTGAAGCGCTTGCTTTGTGCGCATATTCGGGAACTGCACGACTTTTACGGTCAGGCAAAGGGTTATCGAATTGCGCGGAAACACGTATCCTGGTATCTCCAGGAGCACGCTCCAGATGACCAGTTTCGGCGCACATTCAACGCCATTGAAGACGCCAGCGAACAGCTGGAGGCGTTGGAGGCATACTTCGAAAATTTTGCGTAAACAGAAATAAAGAGCTGACAGAACTATGTTCGAACAACGCGTAAATTCTGACGTACTGACCGTTTCTACCGTTAACTCTCAGGACCAGGTAACTCAAAAACCTCTGCGTGACTCGGTAAAACAGGCACTGAAGAACTATTTTGCTCAACTGAATGGTCAGGATGTGAGTGATCTGTATGAGCTGGTATTGGCTGAAGTTGAACAGCCATTGTTGGACATGGTGATGCAATACACCCGCGGTAACCAAACGCGCGCTGCTCTGATGATGGGCATCAACCGTGGCACTCTGCGTAAGAAATTGAAAAAATACGGCATGAACTGATACTAATCAGTTGATTGCTTGTTTAAAAAGGCGCTTACCGGCATGGGGAAGCGCCTTTTTTATTGCCTGAAACAGCGGTAAAAAACCCTGCTTGTCATTCTTTCATTAGCCGGGATTTCGTGTATATTTCCAGCACCAAATCGGCGAAAGAGTGAACAAACAATATGTTGCGTAAATATGGCTGGCTGATTGTATTTGCCGTCACCGTTTTCCTGTTTGACGGGCTGTTAATGTTCTGGGTTGAGCTGGTCACCACTGAAGTGGATAAATGCCGCAACATGAACTCCGTTAATCCGTTAAAGCTGGTGAACTGTTCCGAGCTGGAGTAATTGATCGTCGGCGATTTTAAGCGAAACTGTCGTTATCCCCTCTTAATATCATGGATTTAAATCCCTTTGCGCCCTTTGCAGACAATGATAATGTCTCGCCCTTTCCGCCTGTTCTGTAGACAAAATACGACGCCTTAGCGTAAACGAGTTGATGACATCATGCTGGTAAGCCAATACGACCATGTCCTGGTTGTAATTTCTTTTGTCGTGGCCATTCTCGCCGCGTATACCGCACTTAATATGGCAGGACGCGTGACCAGCAGCCAGGGCAAAACCGCATGGGTGTGGCTTATCGGCGGGAGTTTCTCCATGGGGATCGGCATCTGGGCGATGCACTTCATCGGCATGCTGTCGATGGAACTCACCATGCACATGAACTACGCCCCCGGCATGACCGCCCTGTCAATGCTGATCGCCTTTAGTGCCTCCCTGTTTGCGCTGTGGCTGGTAAGCAAACCCAACCTGCATCAGCGTCGTTTACTCCCGGGTTCGCTGGTGATGGGCGCGGGCATCTCCGCCATGCACTATACCGGTATGGCGGCGTTACAGGTTTCACCGGCGATCGTCTGGGATATGCGCTGGGTTGTCCTGTCGCTGGTGATTGCGTTTGTCGCCTCCTGGGCTGCCCTGTGGCTGACTTTCCGTTTGCGCCATGAAGCGGCACAGGTTGCGCAAATGCGCGCGGGCGCTGCCATTCTGATGGGGCTGGCCATTGCCGGGATGCACTATACCGGCATGCGGGCGGCGATTTTCCCGCATCAGCACCCGATGATGCATGATGGCGTTAACGGCAACTGGCTGGCGGTTCTTGTCAGCGTTGTCGCACTTTCCATTCTGGGGATCACGCTGCTGGTCTCGATGCTGGATGCACGACTACAGGCGCGCACTTCTCTGCTTGCCTTATCGCTTGCAGAGGCCAACCGCGAGCTTGCGCAACTGGCGCTCCATGATACGTTGACCCGTTTACCTAACCGCGTATTGCTGGAAGACCGTCTGGATCAGGCGATCCGCAAGGCGAGACGTGAAGGGAGCTTTTTTGCCCTGATGTTTATGGATCTGGACGGCTTTAAAGCGGTGAACGATGCCTATGGTCACGACGTGGGGGATCGGTTGCTGATCGCCGTTACCGAACGCCTGAAGCATCCGCTTAAAGGCCAGTACACCCTGGCGCGTATTGGCGGCGATGAATTTGTATTGCTGGCTGAAGTCAGCGCGCCGGACGAAGCCGCGTCGCTTGCCAGTGAACTGGTACGGGCGGTTGATCGTCCTTTTACTCTTGATCCCTATGAAATGGTGGTCACACTCAGTGTCGGTATCGCTCTTTTTCCTCACGATGGTGAAAATGAGCGCGAGTTGATGTTCAATGCCGATGCGGCGATGTATCACACTAAACGCATGGGGCGTAACGGGTATCATTTTTTCCAGCCGTCAATGAATACGCTGGCGCAGGCGCAGTTACAACTGGTCAATGATTTGTGGCAGGCGCTGGAGCGTAACGAGCTACGTCTGGTTTATCAGCCTAAATTCCATGCCCCCACCGGACCGGTGGTCGGCTTTGAAGCGCTTCTGCGCTGGCAGCATAGTAAGCGCGGTCTGTTAACCCCTGACGTATTTCTTCCACTGGCCGAAAAGACCGGGCTGATCATTCCTATCGGCAATTGGGTGATCGATGAGGCCTGCCGGCAGCTGCGGGAATGGCATCTCTTGGGGAATACCTCATGGTCGATGGCGGTCAATTTATCCACCCTGCAATTCGAGCAACCCGGACTGGTGGAACACGTGATGGACTGCCTGCAACGCTATCAGGTGGCGCCGGAGGATCTGATCCTTGAAGTCACCGAAACCACGGCGATGAGCAATCCGGAAGAGAGCGTGCGTATTCTGACGGAGCTTACGCATGCCGGAGTCAAAGCGTCCATTGATGATTTTGGTACCGGCTACTCCAGCCTGTTGTATCTGAAACGTCTGCCCGCCTGCGAACTCAAAATTGATCGTGCTTTTGTGAAGGAGCTTAACGGTGACGGCGATGATGCGACCATCGTTTCAGCCATTGTAGCGCTGGCGAAAACGCTGGATCTGAAAATTGTCGCAGAAGGTGTGGAAACCGAGGCGCAGCAGACCTTCCTGACAGAACTGGGCTGCAACACTCTGCAGGGTTTTCTGCTCGGCAGGCCGGTTTCCGCTCAGGAAGCCGCACAGTTGGGTCGTACTGGCGAATAAAAAAGCCCCGGCCTGTGAACCAGGCCAGGGCCGCTTAGCCGTTATCTGGCTTTTTTCGTGAAAAACTGCCGTACGACCACAAAGAATACCGGCACAAAGAAGATCGCCAGCAGCGTGGCGGTCAGCATCCCCCCCAGCACCCCGGTACCCACGGCGTTTTGCGCACCGCTGCCTGCGCCGGAGCTGATCACCAGCGGCATGACGCCCAGAATGAATGCCAGCGAGGTCATCAGGATCGGACGAAGACGCATACGCACCGCGTCCAGCGTCGCTTCAATCACGCCCTTGCCTTCTTTATCCATCAGATCTTTGGCAAACTCCACGATCAGAATGGCGTTTTTCGCCGACAGGCCAATAGTGGTTAACAGGCCGACCTGGAAATAGACATCGTTATTCATGCCGCGCATCATCGCCGCCAGCAAGGCGCCAATCACGCCAAGCGGCACCACCAGCATGACGGAAAACGGGATTGACCAGCTCTCATAGAGTGCCGCCAGGCACAGGAAGACAACGATCAGCGAAATAGCGTATAACGCGGGCGCCTGGTTGCCGGACAAACGTTCCTGATATGACATACCCGTCCAGTCGTAACCTATCCCGGCGGGCAGCCGGGAGGCCATTTGTTCCATCAACAGCATGGCGTCACCTGAACTCTTGCCGGGGGCGGCCTCGCCCAGGATCTCCATAGATGGCAGACCGTTAAAGCGTTCGAGCCGCGGCGAGCCGTAAACCCAACTTGAGGTGGTAAATGAGGAGAAGGGCGTCATTTCTCCGTTGCTGCTGCGCACGTAGAGATTATTAATATCCCCCGGCAGCATACGGAATTTCGCATCGGCCTGAACGTAGACTTTTTTCACGCGTCCATGATCGATGAAGTCATTAACGTAGGATCCCCCCAACGCAATTGAGATCGTCTGATTAACATCAGAAAGATCGATACCTAAGGCCTGGGCTTTTTCAATGTCCACTTCAAGTTTGAACTGCGGGGTATCTTCAAGTCCGTTAGGTCGTACGCGCACCAGTTTATCAGGATGCTGCTGTACCATTTCCATCAGCTGGTTACGTGCTTTTGTCAGCGCATCATGCCCAAGGTTGGCCTGATCGATAAGCTCGAAGTCAAACCCTGTCGCCGTGCCAAGTTCAACAATCGGCGGCAGGTTAAAGGGAAACACCTGGCCATCCTGAATACGGCTGAAGGCTTTAGTGGCGCGTGCCACAATGCCCTCTACGGCGTTTTCTTTACCTGGACGCTCTTCCCATGGTTTAAGACTGATAAAGGCAATTCCCGAGTTCTGCCCCTGACCGCTGAAACTAAAACCGTTCACCGTCAGCACCGAATTCACGTTCGCTTTTTCATCGTTCAGGTAGTAATCGGTCACCTGATCGAGCACCTTCTGCGTACGTGCCTGGGTTGCCCCGGCTGGCAGTTGCACCATGGTCATAAAGACGCCCTGATCTTCGTCCGGCAGAAAGGACGTCGGTAAGCGTAAAAACAGCACCGCCATGCCCACCACAATCAGGAAATACACCAGCAGGTAACGCCCGGTACTTCTGATAATGCCGCCAACGCTGTCGGTGTAATGGCTGGTGCAACGTTCAAACAAACGGTTGAACCAGCCGAAAAAGCCTTTTTTATCACCATGGGCATGGGGATCGACGGGCTTAAGCAGCGTGGCGCATAACGCCGGCGTGAGAATCAGCGCAACCAGTACCGACAGGGCCATTGCTGACACGATAGTGATCGAGAACTGACGATAAATTTCACCCGTTGAACCGCCAAAAAATGCCATTGGAATGAAAACCGCCGACAGCACCATGGCGATGCCCACCAGCGCGCCCTGGATCTGTTCCATTGATTTCTGGGTGGCTTCTCTCGGCGGCAGGTGATCTTCTACCATCACACGCTCAACGTTCTCCACGACGACAATGGCATCGTCGACCAGCAGGCCGATCGCCAGCACCATCCCGAACATGGTGAGCGTGTTAATCGAATAGCCAAAAGCAGAGAGGACGGCAAAGGTGCCCAGCAACACAACCGGCACGGCGATGGTCGGGATCAGCGTGGCGCGGATATTTTGCAGGAACAGGTACATCACCAGGAAAACCAGGATGATGGCTTCGAACAGGGTTTTGATCACTCCGTGAATGGAAATCTGCACGAAGGGCGTAGTGTCATACGGATAAACAACCTGCATACCCTGCGGAAAATAAGGAGCAAGCTCCTGTAATTTGTTCTTGATAGCGCTTGCGGTATCAAGGGCGTTTGCCCCTGTCGCCAGTTTAATACCTATCGCCGCCGCATCCTGACCGTTGATTTTCGTAACGGTGTTATAGTTTTCCCCGCCCAGTTCAATGCGGGCCACATCTCTCAGGCGAACCTGCGAACCGTCCGCATTGACGCGCAGCGTCACGTTACCAAATTGCTCCGGATCTTTCAGGCGCGTTTGCGCAATGATGGAGGCGTTGAGCTGTTGATTAGGAACAGAAGGCGTTCCACCCAACTGCCCGGCGGCAATCTGATCGTTTTGCACTTTGAGCTGGTTAACAACATCCACCGGCGTCATACGATATTTATTGAGCATGTCGACATTCAGCCAGATACGCATCGCATACTGCGCACCGAAAAGCTGTACGTCGCCAACGCCATTGGTACGGCTAATGGCATCTTTAACGTTAGAGGCGACATAGTCAGAAATATCGTCCTGGTTCAGGCTTTTGTTTTCAGAGGTAAAGCCCACCACCATCAGGAAACTGCTACTGGCTTTCTCAACGCTGATCCCCTGCTGCTGCACTTCCTGCGGCAAAAGTGGCATCGCCAGTTGTAGCTTGTTCTGCACCTGAACCTGAGCAATATCCGCTTCAGTCCCTGATTTAAAGGTCAGGGTGATGGTTACGCCACCTGCGGAATCGCTGGTTGAGGACATGTACATCAGGTTATCGATGCCATTCATGTTCTGTTCAATAACCTGTGTGACGGTATCCTGCACCGTTTGCGCATCGGCCCCCGGGTAGGAGGCGCTGATTGCGATCGCAGGCGGTGCAATGGTTGGATACTGCGCCACAGGTAATTGCATGATTGCCAGTACACCCGCAATCATCAGTATGATCGACAGCACCCAGGCAAAAATCGGACGATCAATAAAAAACTTCGACATCTTTTACGACTCTCACTGCGTAAGCGCGATTACTGCAACGCGTTTTTTACTCACCTGATGAAG
Coding sequences within:
- the dusB gene encoding tRNA dihydrouridine synthase DusB, with protein sequence MRIGHHQLRNRLIAAPMAGITDRPFRTLCYEMGAGLTVSEMMSSNPQVWESDKSRLRMVHIDEPGIRTVQIAGSVPEEMAEAARINVESGAQIIDINMGCPAKKVNRKLAGSALLQHPDLVKSILTAVVAAVDVPVTLKIRTGWAPEHRNCVEIAQLAEDCGIQALTIHGRTRACLFNGDAEYSSIRAVKQKVSIPIIANGDITDPLKARAVLDYTGADALMIGRAAQGRPWIFREIQHYLDTGELLPPLPLAEVKRLLCAHIRELHDFYGQAKGYRIARKHVSWYLQEHAPDDQFRRTFNAIEDASEQLEALEAYFENFA
- the fis gene encoding DNA-binding transcriptional regulator Fis, which translates into the protein MFEQRVNSDVLTVSTVNSQDQVTQKPLRDSVKQALKNYFAQLNGQDVSDLYELVLAEVEQPLLDMVMQYTRGNQTRAALMMGINRGTLRKKLKKYGMN
- a CDS encoding putative bifunctional diguanylate cyclase/phosphodiesterase; translated protein: MLVSQYDHVLVVISFVVAILAAYTALNMAGRVTSSQGKTAWVWLIGGSFSMGIGIWAMHFIGMLSMELTMHMNYAPGMTALSMLIAFSASLFALWLVSKPNLHQRRLLPGSLVMGAGISAMHYTGMAALQVSPAIVWDMRWVVLSLVIAFVASWAALWLTFRLRHEAAQVAQMRAGAAILMGLAIAGMHYTGMRAAIFPHQHPMMHDGVNGNWLAVLVSVVALSILGITLLVSMLDARLQARTSLLALSLAEANRELAQLALHDTLTRLPNRVLLEDRLDQAIRKARREGSFFALMFMDLDGFKAVNDAYGHDVGDRLLIAVTERLKHPLKGQYTLARIGGDEFVLLAEVSAPDEAASLASELVRAVDRPFTLDPYEMVVTLSVGIALFPHDGENERELMFNADAAMYHTKRMGRNGYHFFQPSMNTLAQAQLQLVNDLWQALERNELRLVYQPKFHAPTGPVVGFEALLRWQHSKRGLLTPDVFLPLAEKTGLIIPIGNWVIDEACRQLREWHLLGNTSWSMAVNLSTLQFEQPGLVEHVMDCLQRYQVAPEDLILEVTETTAMSNPEESVRILTELTHAGVKASIDDFGTGYSSLLYLKRLPACELKIDRAFVKELNGDGDDATIVSAIVALAKTLDLKIVAEGVETEAQQTFLTELGCNTLQGFLLGRPVSAQEAAQLGRTGE
- the panF gene encoding sodium/pantothenate symporter — encoded protein: MQLEVILPLVAYLLVVFGLSVYAMRKRAAGSFLNEYFLGSRSMGGIVLAMTLTATYISASSFIGGPGAAYKYGLGWVLLAMIQLPAVWLSLGILGKKFAILARRYNAVTLNDMLFGRYQSRLLVWLASISLLVAFVGAMAVQFIGGARLLETAAGIPYETGLLIFGVSIALYTAYGGFRASVLNDTLQGMVMLIGTIVLLVGVVHAAGGLGNAVDTLQRLDPKLVSPHGAEDILTPTFMTSFWVLVCFGVIGLPHTAVRCISYKDSKAVHRGMIIGTIVVAILMLGMHLAGALGRAVIPDLIVPDLVIPTLMMKVLPPFAAGIFLAAPMAAIMSTINAQLLQSSATIIKDLYLNLYPAQINNEKRLKKMSSAITLILGVLLLLAAWRPPEMIIWLNLLAFGGLEAVFLWPLVLGLYWERANAAGALSAMIVGGVLYAVLATFKIQYLGFHPIVPSLLLSLLAFLIGNLFGRPVAEGHVITSDK
- the prmA gene encoding 50S ribosomal protein L11 methyltransferase, yielding MPWIQLKLNTTGANAEALSDALLEAGAVSITFQDTHDTPVFEPLPGETRLWGDTDVIGLFDAETDMNEVVSLLALHPLLGAGFAHKIEQLEDKDWEREWMENFHPMRFGERLWICPSWRDVPDVNAVNVMLDPGLAFGTGTHPTTSLCLQWLDGLDLTGKTVIDFGCGSGILAIAALKLGAAKAIGIDIDPQAIQASRDNAERNGVADRLELYLPQDQPATMKADVVVANILAGPLRELAPLISVLPVEGGLLGLSGILASQAESVCDAYADLFSLDPVVEKEEWCRITGRKK
- a CDS encoding carbonic anhydrase, encoding MSTGLRGVTLLALGLLSTCATANEWSYEGESAPAYWGELNPDYFMCSKGMNQSPVDITAVMKTRLMPLKPRYPQSPISLSHEGFTVMANFADGNKNSVKIDGELFLLRQLHFHAPSENTVGGKHYPLEMHLVHQNAQGETAVVAVMFTTGKPNNELQKLWYEMPREADESVALTQDVDIKKLLPARTTYYRYSGSLTTPPCTEGVRWLVMKEPLSLSEEQLKTLTRVLPHENNRPVQPGHGRVIIE
- a CDS encoding efflux RND transporter permease subunit, which codes for MSKFFIDRPIFAWVLSIILMIAGVLAIMQLPVAQYPTIAPPAIAISASYPGADAQTVQDTVTQVIEQNMNGIDNLMYMSSTSDSAGGVTITLTFKSGTEADIAQVQVQNKLQLAMPLLPQEVQQQGISVEKASSSFLMVVGFTSENKSLNQDDISDYVASNVKDAISRTNGVGDVQLFGAQYAMRIWLNVDMLNKYRMTPVDVVNQLKVQNDQIAAGQLGGTPSVPNQQLNASIIAQTRLKDPEQFGNVTLRVNADGSQVRLRDVARIELGGENYNTVTKINGQDAAAIGIKLATGANALDTASAIKNKLQELAPYFPQGMQVVYPYDTTPFVQISIHGVIKTLFEAIILVFLVMYLFLQNIRATLIPTIAVPVVLLGTFAVLSAFGYSINTLTMFGMVLAIGLLVDDAIVVVENVERVMVEDHLPPREATQKSMEQIQGALVGIAMVLSAVFIPMAFFGGSTGEIYRQFSITIVSAMALSVLVALILTPALCATLLKPVDPHAHGDKKGFFGWFNRLFERCTSHYTDSVGGIIRSTGRYLLVYFLIVVGMAVLFLRLPTSFLPDEDQGVFMTMVQLPAGATQARTQKVLDQVTDYYLNDEKANVNSVLTVNGFSFSGQGQNSGIAFISLKPWEERPGKENAVEGIVARATKAFSRIQDGQVFPFNLPPIVELGTATGFDFELIDQANLGHDALTKARNQLMEMVQQHPDKLVRVRPNGLEDTPQFKLEVDIEKAQALGIDLSDVNQTISIALGGSYVNDFIDHGRVKKVYVQADAKFRMLPGDINNLYVRSSNGEMTPFSSFTTSSWVYGSPRLERFNGLPSMEILGEAAPGKSSGDAMLLMEQMASRLPAGIGYDWTGMSYQERLSGNQAPALYAISLIVVFLCLAALYESWSIPFSVMLVVPLGVIGALLAAMMRGMNNDVYFQVGLLTTIGLSAKNAILIVEFAKDLMDKEGKGVIEATLDAVRMRLRPILMTSLAFILGVMPLVISSGAGSGAQNAVGTGVLGGMLTATLLAIFFVPVFFVVVRQFFTKKAR
- a CDS encoding DUF2556 family protein encodes the protein MLRKYGWLIVFAVTVFLFDGLLMFWVELVTTEVDKCRNMNSVNPLKLVNCSELE